AAGCTATATGCGCCGGAATTATATCCTGTATTTATTCTTGGCTCCAGCTGTAATTCTCACGGTTATATTCAAATACGTTCCAATGTACGGCGCGATGATAGCCTTCAAGGATTTCAGCCCGCGCAAAGGCATCATGGGCAGCGCATGGGTGGGCTTCGAGCACTTCCAGCGGTTCCTCTCCTCGCCGAATTTCTACGATATTCTAATGAACACGCTTAAATTAAGCGCCTACGGGCTGATTCTGGGTTTTCCGGTGCCGATTGTGCTGGCGCTTATGCTGAACCTGATCCGCAGCGCGAAGCTGAAGAAGAACATCCAGCTGATTGTGTATGCGCCTAACTTTATTTCGGTCGTGGTTGTCGCAGGGATGCTGTTTGTCTTTCTGTCGCCGACAGGGGTGGTGAACGCGCTTATTACTGCTTTTACAGGGAAGCCGGTGTCCTTCATGAGTGATCCTGCTTACTTCCGCAGCGTGTATATTCTGTCAGGCATCTGGCAGACAGCAGGCTGGTCCTCGATTATCTATGTAGCTACGCTGGCGGGTGTAGATCCGCAGCTTCATGATGCGGCGACGATTGACGGCGCTTCCCTGCTGAAGCGCATCCGCCACATCGATCTGCCCGCGCTCCGGCCGGTGATGGCCGTGCTGTTCATCCTTGCCGCAGGCGGCATCATGTCCATCGGCTATGAGAAGGCCTTCCTGATGCAGACAGCGCTCAACACTCCTGCCTCGGAGATTATTGCCACCTATGTCTACAAGGTGGGTTTGCAGGCGGGCGATTATGCCTATTCCACCGCTATCGGATTATTCAATTCCGTCATTAACGTAATCCTGCTGGTCTTCGTCAATACGGTCGTCAAGCGGCTGAACGAAGGGGAAGGGCTGTATTAAAAGGAGGAAAGTATGGATATTCAATATTCCGGGAAGGACCGGATTCTGCTTGTTGTCACTTATCTATTGCTTGGCCTGTTCATCCTGGTCATTCTGTTCCCGCTGGTATACGTCGTGCTGGCCTCCTTCTTAACACCGAATGTGCTCATTACGAAGGGGCTGGCTATTGCGCCGTCGGACTGGACGATTACAGGCTATGTCCGGATTCTCAGCAACGACGCGATGATCCGCGGCTTCTTCAACGCCTTGTTCTACTCTGCCGCCTTCGCGCTGGCTACGGTATTCTTCTCCGTCTTCGCGGCGTATCCGCTGTCTATTGAGGGGCTGGCCGGGAAGCGGCCGGTGATGATCTTCTTCCTGATTACGATGTTCTTCGGCGGCGGTCTGATTCCGACCTATCTGGTCGTGAAGGATCTGGGGATGCTGAACACGGTGTGGGCAGTGATTCTGCCGGGGGCGATCAGCGTGTTCAATATTATTCTGGCGAAGACCTATTTCCAGGGTCTGCCCAAGGAGCTGTTTCAGGCGGCGAGTATTGACGGGGCTTCGGATCTGGGTATTTTTTTCCGGATTGTCCTGCCGTTGTCGAAGCCCATTATCTTCGTGTTGGCCTTGTATGCCTTCGTGGGGCAGTGGAACTCCTACTTCGATGCCATGATTTATCTGGACGATTCGCGGCTGTTCCCGCTGCAGCTGGTGCTGCGTTCGATCCTGATTCAGAATCAGGTGCAGCCCGGCATGATTGCCGATGCACTGGCCCAGGCGGAGCTGAAGAAGCTGTCTGAAATGATCAAGTATTCTTCGATCGTCATCTCCAGCCTGCCGCTTATTGTGATGTACCCGTTCTTCCAGAAGTACTTCGAGAAGGGTGCTATGGTCGGCTCCATTAAATAATAATAGGGGGAATCTCATATGAAAAAATCATTGCAAACCCTGTCTGTGCTGGCACTCTCGGCTTCCGTGCTTGCGGGCTGCGGCGGCGGAGACGGTAATTCCTCGGCCTCTAAGGATTATAAGCTGGAGAACGTGACGCTGCCGCTTAAAGAGAAGGTATCGCTGCATTTCATGTCTCAGAGCTCCGCGCTGGCGCCTGCCGATCCGAACGAGAAGCTGATCTACAAGCGGCTGGAGGAGAAGTCCGGGGTCCACATCGATTTCACCAATTACACGAACGACGCTTTTATCGAGAAAAGAAATCTGGCTGTAGCCAGCGGCGACCTGCCGGATGCGATCATCGACGCTGCTTACTCGGATTATGATCTGCTGACCCTGGGCAAGGACGGAACGATTGTGCCGCTGGAGGAGCTGATTGAGAAATACATGCCGAATCTGCAGAAGGTGCTGGCTGCCGCGCCGGAGTACAAATCGATGATGACCGCGCAGGACGGGCATATCTATGCTTTTCCATGGATAGAGGAGCTGGGCTCCGGCAAGGAGAGCATTCATTCGGTCAACGGGATGCCGTGGATCAATGTGGAGTGGCTGAAGAAGCTGGGACTGGCTATGCCAACCACGACGGAGGAACTGAAGCAGGTGCTGGTCGCCTTCAAGAATGATGACCCGAACGGGAACGGCCAGAAGGATGAGATTCCCCTGTCTTTTGTGCTGAATAACAGCAATGAGGATATGAACTTCCTGTTCGGCTCGTTCGGTCCTGGGGATAACGGCGATCACACGGTGGTTACCAATGACGGCAAAGTGGTCTTCACCGCGGGCCAGGACGGATATAAAGAGGGCATTAAGTATCTGAACGAGCTGTATGCGCTCGATCTGATCGATGAAGAGGCGTTCGAACAGGATTACAATACCTATCTGGCCAAAGGGCAGAGTGAACGCTACGGCGTCTACTTCCAGTGGGATAAATCCAATATTACCGGCTTCAATGATAAATATGATCTGATGCAGCCGCTTGCCGGGCCGGACGGAGAGGTTAATGTGACCCGGACGAATAACTTCGGCTTTGACCGCGGACGGATGGTGATTACAGGCTCGAATAAGAATCTGGAGCTTACCGCCAAGTGGATTGACCAGCTCTATGAGCCGCAGCAGTCGGTGGAGGATAACTGGGGAACGTATGGGGATGAGACGCAGCAGAATATTTTTGAATACGATGAATCGGCCAAAATGCTGAAGCATCTGCCGCTGGAAGGCGCGGCCCCGGTTGAATTGCGCCAAAAGACCAGCATCGGCGGACCGCTGGCGATTCTGGATGAATACTACGGTAAGGTGACCACGAAGCCGGATGATGCCGCTTGGCGGCTGGACCTCATGAAGGAGAGACTTGTACCTTATATGAAGGCTGATAATAACTTCCCGCGTGTCTTCTATTCGCTGGAGGATCAGAAGACGCTCACGAATATCGAGACGGACCTGTTCGCTTATGTCAACCGCAAGCGTGCGGAATGGACCAAGACAGGTAAAGTGGAAGAGGAATGGAACGATTATCAGGCAGAGCTGTCCAGACTCGGGCTGGACAAATGGCTGGAGATCAAGCAGGCCGGATATGACAGCTACCTTAAGAACAAGGGCTGAGATTGCACTAGCTGCAGCACATGAAGAACAGATA
The window above is part of the Paenibacillus sp. FSL H8-0048 genome. Proteins encoded here:
- a CDS encoding ABC transporter permease; this encodes MAQPGRTGLTRHRSWLSYMRRNYILYLFLAPAVILTVIFKYVPMYGAMIAFKDFSPRKGIMGSAWVGFEHFQRFLSSPNFYDILMNTLKLSAYGLILGFPVPIVLALMLNLIRSAKLKKNIQLIVYAPNFISVVVVAGMLFVFLSPTGVVNALITAFTGKPVSFMSDPAYFRSVYILSGIWQTAGWSSIIYVATLAGVDPQLHDAATIDGASLLKRIRHIDLPALRPVMAVLFILAAGGIMSIGYEKAFLMQTALNTPASEIIATYVYKVGLQAGDYAYSTAIGLFNSVINVILLVFVNTVVKRLNEGEGLY
- a CDS encoding carbohydrate ABC transporter permease; protein product: MDIQYSGKDRILLVVTYLLLGLFILVILFPLVYVVLASFLTPNVLITKGLAIAPSDWTITGYVRILSNDAMIRGFFNALFYSAAFALATVFFSVFAAYPLSIEGLAGKRPVMIFFLITMFFGGGLIPTYLVVKDLGMLNTVWAVILPGAISVFNIILAKTYFQGLPKELFQAASIDGASDLGIFFRIVLPLSKPIIFVLALYAFVGQWNSYFDAMIYLDDSRLFPLQLVLRSILIQNQVQPGMIADALAQAELKKLSEMIKYSSIVISSLPLIVMYPFFQKYFEKGAMVGSIK
- a CDS encoding extracellular solute-binding protein, whose amino-acid sequence is MKKSLQTLSVLALSASVLAGCGGGDGNSSASKDYKLENVTLPLKEKVSLHFMSQSSALAPADPNEKLIYKRLEEKSGVHIDFTNYTNDAFIEKRNLAVASGDLPDAIIDAAYSDYDLLTLGKDGTIVPLEELIEKYMPNLQKVLAAAPEYKSMMTAQDGHIYAFPWIEELGSGKESIHSVNGMPWINVEWLKKLGLAMPTTTEELKQVLVAFKNDDPNGNGQKDEIPLSFVLNNSNEDMNFLFGSFGPGDNGDHTVVTNDGKVVFTAGQDGYKEGIKYLNELYALDLIDEEAFEQDYNTYLAKGQSERYGVYFQWDKSNITGFNDKYDLMQPLAGPDGEVNVTRTNNFGFDRGRMVITGSNKNLELTAKWIDQLYEPQQSVEDNWGTYGDETQQNIFEYDESAKMLKHLPLEGAAPVELRQKTSIGGPLAILDEYYGKVTTKPDDAAWRLDLMKERLVPYMKADNNFPRVFYSLEDQKTLTNIETDLFAYVNRKRAEWTKTGKVEEEWNDYQAELSRLGLDKWLEIKQAGYDSYLKNKG